The following coding sequences lie in one ANME-2 cluster archaeon genomic window:
- a CDS encoding recombinase RecA — protein MAGLDDILGSNEDLVYETDRADVIDESTDSSDGDLLAYEPEPEAVLEPGPKAETFIEPGTSEPLLAPDILSCGIYVLDRSIGGGIPAGSMVYISAATKSMAEVFLYQFTQARKTFYFCTERRPSFIKQDIVNMKFDVSEVEFVDVYGSYFLSPQGEMVDNVGNEFVDAKIVEYMEYNLESILSDDSRGPVTIVVDTFSFFLNLNVNHGMIRRLLNVIYETTKKTGGLTFLYGLKESIDKRLENEIFNTSDAIFDIEMENSADKIVNKLSIPKLRGMTPTAEIIKFKIGEGIQIDTSRDIA, from the coding sequence ATGGCTGGTTTGGATGATATACTCGGTAGTAATGAAGATTTAGTTTATGAAACAGACAGAGCTGACGTTATCGACGAAAGCACTGATTCATCAGATGGAGACCTGTTGGCGTATGAACCTGAACCTGAAGCTGTTTTAGAACCGGGGCCAAAAGCAGAAACATTTATTGAACCGGGAACTTCAGAACCGTTACTTGCCCCGGATATATTATCCTGTGGTATCTATGTGCTGGACCGGAGTATCGGTGGCGGCATTCCGGCCGGTTCCATGGTCTATATTTCAGCTGCCACAAAGTCAATGGCTGAAGTGTTTCTCTACCAGTTTACTCAGGCACGAAAAACATTCTATTTCTGTACTGAAAGAAGACCTTCTTTTATAAAGCAGGACATCGTGAACATGAAATTTGATGTTTCAGAAGTTGAGTTTGTTGATGTATACGGTTCATACTTCCTGTCACCACAGGGTGAAATGGTTGACAATGTAGGCAATGAATTTGTTGATGCGAAGATCGTGGAGTACATGGAGTATAATCTTGAAAGCATACTTTCCGACGATTCACGAGGTCCTGTCACTATTGTAGTAGATACATTTTCCTTTTTCCTCAATCTTAATGTGAACCACGGGATGATCAGAAGATTGTTAAATGTTATTTATGAGACTACAAAAAAGACCGGCGGACTTACCTTCCTGTACGGGCTGAAAGAATCAATTGATAAACGCCTGGAAAATGAGATATTCAATACCAGTGATGCCATCTTTGATATCGAAATGGAAAACAGCGCAGATAAGATCGTAAATAAACTTTCCATACCTAAGTTACGAGGTATGACTCCTACCGCTGAGATCATCAAGTTCAAGATCGGTGAGGGTATCCAGATAGATACTTCACGAGATATCGCGTAA